The following DNA comes from Musa acuminata AAA Group cultivar baxijiao chromosome BXJ1-4, Cavendish_Baxijiao_AAA, whole genome shotgun sequence.
CACTCGATTACCAAAGCCGTGTCCTCTGCATATTCTGTCCCTTTTCTGCCGCTGCTGCTCGTTTTCTCTTCCGCGTCGCTTCTCCGCCTTTTCTAGATCTCTTGATTCGCGCCTGATATGTCTTCCTCCAAGCCCGCCGGATCCATCCATGACTTCACCGTCAAGGTTGGTGGCCCACGGGGTTTATGTTTTCTATCGTCATCGTGTGCTCCGTTTCCTTGTCTTTTTAGTGTGCTGATGGTGGCTCCTTTCGAAGATCGATTTTTTagactgagtcggctgttcgatttGGAGGATTGCTCGAAAGATGGGATTTTGACAAGGGATTGGTTGTTTTTATCATTGGTTTTGTTTTAATTTGTCATCCGGAGTCGTCAAGGAGGTTTATTTTTGAAGATCCACTGCCCTGTAGTTTTGAATTTCTTGTGATTAGgtctttcttttttattgttcttGGTTCTAGGGATGGATCGAGTTTACCGTCGTGGTCGATTTTTTGGAACATGTTTAATCTTTTGTGATTATATGCAACTAGATGTAGTTTTTTATGGTCATTGGTTTCTTGTTCGGAACGAATTCTTGAAGCTAATGAAGTGTATTTTCCTTCATCGTTCTCGACTTAATCCTTTGTTTTCTGTCAAGTCAAATGAGATGGACAGATCAATTAGCCCCCAGATTGGACAACTATCATCATATTGTATCTGCTGATGGTGCTGATGCCTCGAGTGTTAGGAGTTTTTGTTGTTTGTGggggaagaaaactttttctctgCGAATGTGGGTGGTGATGATTGATGATGATCATCATCATGTGTTGTATGGCTTCCGATGCAGGATGCCAGGGGAAATGATGTGGATCTTAGCATTTACAAAGGGAAGGTCTTGCTGATTGTCAATGTTGCATCTCAATGGTACTGCAGCTCTATTAAGTTTGCTTCTGTTCTTCGAGTTACAGATTAACATATGTTAGAAGGTTATGATTGTCTGAGATTGTTACAATTTCTCAACATTGTTCActttcttaaaatttaaaatatattgataatgTCTCTGTCATTGTTCTTATCTAAATCTCTTACCTGTGTTAGTGGGCTGACTAACTCAAACTACAAGGAACTAACTCAGCTATATGAGACGTACAAGGACAAAGGTATGCAATTCTGACCTTAATTGGCTTATTTTGGTTTTTGTAATCAGGACAACTGCCTGTTCTTACCAATTAATACCTTATAATCAGATCTTGTTAAAGAAATGTTTCTCAACAAACTTTCCAAGAGTACTTCAACACTATTCAATAGATGAAAATAGGAGGAATTTATAATCCCGATCCATGTTGTGTCATCATTTTGAATCCATTCCTTTTGAATTGGCACTTTCTCCATCACAATAACTGGGAAGAGACTTCTACAATAGCTAGCCTTagaacttttttcttttttggcataTGTTCATACATTAACCaatcataaaaagaatatgaTTCTTTATGCTGATTCCCTAGTTATAAGATAAGCTGAGACCTATTTGGCCAATATTTTCCCAATACTTCTTTATTACTAGAGGCTTCAGGAGTCTTATATGttgtatttcaattttttttaagagCAGGATTTGTCTCAATTATTATGTGACTTGGACTATGGTGTCAATTGAAAGACCATGACAAACTAATTAATAGTGCACAAATTATGGCTCATTGGCTGTAGCCTTTTTTTTATGAGAAGGGATGGAGCAGCAGTGTGAGCAAGAAAGAAGGATTTAATTGACATTTTTCAGTGAACAAGTTAATCCTTGGTTGGTGGTGAAAAGACAG
Coding sequences within:
- the LOC135669457 gene encoding probable phospholipid hydroperoxide glutathione peroxidase isoform X2, yielding MSSSKPAGSIHDFTVKDARGNDVDLSIYKGKVLLIVNVASQCGLTNSNYKELTQLYETYKDKDFGILAFPCNQFAGHEPMRRLLSLLALDSKLNIRYLTRSM